From a single Aggregatilinea lenta genomic region:
- a CDS encoding M20 family metallopeptidase, whose translation MLAGKTALENQILDSIEKSEVVGLLQAIIQQRSDFPPGDCRAAVAVIDDALTANGIPFQILTSNTHQPNLIAALPGPAEGPTLLYHAHIDTVAPGDPAMWRHPPFSGVVEDGLIYGRGAGDDKGSVAAQIMALVTLARAGVALNGRLQVAVVADEESGAQQGTRWLRDSQHLKPDFMVVGEQTSNRVAIAERVACGIDLTVFGKSTHGAMTWAGDNAVLKMARVLTWLEQKLLPRLAAKTHSYLPPATLNIGKIQGGLQWNIVPATCKVEMDRRLLPGETRDAAMAEIETLLDEYNATVEPLQYELFSTGTVAPNINTAPDDPFVQCARTALQDVTGQPQELTGYVQTSDGRWFAGDGFPIVIFGPSDPVVGHATDEHVSVEQLVEATRFLTLLALRWRNSM comes from the coding sequence ATGTTGGCTGGAAAAACGGCGCTGGAAAACCAGATTTTGGATTCGATAGAGAAATCCGAAGTCGTCGGTCTGCTGCAAGCGATCATCCAGCAGCGGAGTGATTTCCCGCCAGGGGACTGCCGGGCCGCCGTTGCCGTCATTGACGATGCATTGACTGCAAACGGTATTCCCTTCCAGATCCTGACCTCTAACACACACCAGCCCAACCTGATCGCGGCGCTGCCCGGCCCAGCGGAAGGTCCGACGTTACTCTACCACGCGCACATCGACACCGTAGCGCCCGGCGATCCGGCCATGTGGCGTCACCCGCCTTTTTCCGGCGTGGTGGAGGATGGCCTGATTTATGGGCGCGGCGCGGGCGATGATAAGGGCAGTGTCGCCGCCCAGATCATGGCGCTGGTGACGTTGGCGCGCGCCGGGGTGGCGTTGAACGGGCGGCTTCAGGTCGCTGTGGTGGCCGATGAAGAATCGGGCGCACAGCAGGGTACGCGCTGGCTGCGTGACAGCCAGCATTTGAAGCCCGATTTCATGGTCGTGGGAGAACAGACCAGCAACCGGGTAGCCATCGCCGAGCGGGTGGCGTGCGGCATCGATCTGACCGTGTTTGGCAAGAGCACGCACGGGGCCATGACGTGGGCTGGTGATAATGCCGTGCTGAAAATGGCTCGTGTCCTGACCTGGCTGGAACAGAAGTTGCTGCCCCGGTTGGCCGCCAAAACGCACTCCTACCTGCCTCCTGCCACTCTGAATATCGGCAAGATCCAGGGTGGGCTGCAGTGGAACATCGTGCCAGCGACTTGCAAAGTCGAAATGGACCGGCGGCTGCTGCCCGGCGAAACACGCGACGCAGCGATGGCGGAGATTGAGACGCTGCTGGACGAATACAACGCCACGGTTGAACCGCTGCAATACGAGCTGTTTTCCACAGGGACAGTCGCGCCCAACATCAACACCGCCCCTGACGATCCTTTCGTCCAGTGTGCCCGGACGGCCCTGCAAGACGTGACCGGGCAGCCGCAAGAACTGACAGGGTACGTGCAGACGAGTGACGGGCGGTGGTTCGCCGGTGACGGATTCCCCATCGTCATCTTTGGCCCCAGCGACCCGGTCGTCGGTCATGCCACGGATGAACATGTGTCCGTTGAGCAGTTGGTTGAGGCGACCCGGTTTTTAACCTTGTTAGCACTGCGCTGGCGTAACAGCATGTGA
- a CDS encoding L-serine ammonia-lyase, with product MQRISVFDILKIGVGPSSSHTMGPWRAAEHFLHELQALGHFDDVKRISVELYGSLAKTGKGHGTDIAVLMGLSGEDPVTCDLAAITTRIKEIGDDQTISLVARRTIPFDTATDIIFYYDQRLPYHPNGIRFTAYLGSERLSMTYYSVGGGFIVKEGGLAAVDNPVKLPFPCDLARDVESHCREFQLQWWELVWQNEQVWRSPEQIRAGLNQIWETMLACAYRGCHTEGNLPGGLSVVRRAADMHRKLVGDVFHATPDVWLEHLKSRSYTFRQMVKLISCLAMAVNEENAAFGRVVTAPTNGSAGVLPSVLIYYAVTQRASEDDILRFLLVAGQIGCLFKKGATISAAQGGCQAEIGVSSAMAAGALTECLGGTVDQALMAAEIAMEHHLGLTCDPVGGLVQIPCIERNAMGAMKAITAANIALDRAPQHAKVSLDAVIATLWQTALDMSDKYKETSEGGLAALIPVNVIEC from the coding sequence ATGCAGCGAATCAGCGTCTTTGACATCCTGAAGATTGGGGTGGGGCCTTCCAGTTCCCATACGATGGGCCCCTGGCGCGCAGCCGAACACTTCCTCCACGAATTGCAGGCACTTGGTCATTTCGACGACGTCAAACGAATCAGTGTGGAGCTGTACGGATCGCTGGCCAAAACGGGCAAGGGGCATGGTACAGATATCGCCGTTTTGATGGGCCTGAGCGGGGAGGACCCGGTCACCTGCGATCTGGCCGCCATCACGACCAGGATCAAGGAAATCGGTGACGACCAAACCATCAGCCTGGTTGCTCGACGGACAATCCCTTTTGATACTGCGACCGACATCATCTTCTACTACGATCAGCGGCTTCCCTATCACCCCAATGGGATAAGGTTTACCGCGTATTTGGGCTCCGAACGACTGTCGATGACGTATTATTCGGTCGGGGGAGGTTTCATCGTAAAAGAAGGCGGGCTTGCTGCGGTCGATAATCCAGTCAAGCTGCCCTTTCCCTGCGATCTGGCGCGCGATGTCGAGAGCCATTGTCGCGAGTTCCAGCTTCAATGGTGGGAACTCGTGTGGCAGAATGAGCAGGTCTGGCGCTCCCCGGAGCAGATTCGCGCCGGGCTGAACCAAATTTGGGAAACCATGCTCGCCTGCGCCTATCGAGGATGCCATACGGAAGGCAACCTGCCGGGCGGGCTGTCGGTCGTGCGCCGTGCCGCCGACATGCACCGCAAACTGGTGGGCGATGTCTTCCACGCCACACCCGACGTGTGGCTTGAGCACTTGAAATCGCGCTCCTATACGTTTCGGCAGATGGTCAAGCTCATTAGCTGTTTGGCGATGGCCGTCAATGAAGAAAACGCCGCCTTTGGACGGGTAGTCACCGCCCCCACCAATGGCTCCGCAGGCGTATTACCCTCAGTGCTCATCTATTATGCTGTGACACAGCGGGCCAGCGAAGACGACATTCTTCGTTTTTTGCTGGTTGCCGGTCAAATCGGCTGTTTGTTCAAAAAAGGCGCGACGATTTCTGCGGCACAGGGGGGCTGTCAGGCCGAAATTGGCGTTTCGTCGGCCATGGCAGCGGGCGCGCTGACAGAATGCCTCGGCGGAACGGTCGATCAGGCATTAATGGCGGCTGAGATTGCGATGGAACACCACCTGGGACTGACCTGCGATCCCGTCGGCGGGCTTGTGCAGATTCCCTGCATTGAGCGCAACGCCATGGGAGCCATGAAGGCGATTACTGCGGCGAATATCGCGCTGGACAGGGCGCCCCAGCATGCGAAGGTGTCATTGGATGCGGTGATCGCAACGCTCTGGCAAACAGCGCTGGACATGAGCGATAAGTACAAAGAAACGTCCGAAGGCGGGTTGGCTGCCCTTATTCCGGTCAACGTAATCGAATGTTAG
- the allE gene encoding (S)-ureidoglycine aminohydrolase: MANFAHLDADITSRSRSITKPGSYIILTQADRVNSTLPNWRDTKAKIMTTPALGAKFVEYEMVIQSGGGTKQPVNDGFQHFLFVLEGEATFELAGETHELIQGGTIWLPPDHPFTLVNNSDAVTRMLWLRRRYIELEGVAIPDPIITNEKDVEAVPEDTYVEKHLIPYDNELGYDMAFNLLIFEPGTHFGFVESHIMEHGLYMLDGRGFYYLNGDLIEVKKDDYIYMAPFCPQYFAATGWETGRYILYKDVNRDYIDEL; this comes from the coding sequence ATGGCGAATTTTGCACACCTTGATGCCGATATTACATCAAGAAGTCGGTCCATTACCAAGCCAGGCAGCTATATCATTCTGACGCAAGCGGATCGGGTGAACAGCACTTTACCTAACTGGCGCGATACCAAAGCCAAGATCATGACCACCCCGGCTCTGGGTGCCAAATTCGTGGAGTACGAAATGGTCATCCAGTCCGGCGGCGGCACGAAACAGCCGGTCAATGACGGCTTTCAGCATTTTCTGTTTGTCCTGGAAGGCGAAGCGACGTTTGAACTGGCCGGAGAGACCCACGAATTGATCCAGGGCGGAACCATCTGGCTGCCGCCTGACCACCCTTTCACGCTTGTCAATAACAGTGACGCTGTCACGCGGATGCTGTGGCTGCGCCGCCGTTACATAGAGCTGGAGGGTGTTGCTATTCCAGATCCGATTATTACCAACGAGAAGGACGTGGAAGCAGTTCCCGAAGACACCTATGTCGAAAAGCACCTGATTCCTTACGACAACGAGCTGGGCTACGACATGGCCTTCAACCTGCTCATCTTCGAGCCGGGCACGCATTTTGGCTTCGTGGAATCGCACATCATGGAACACGGCCTTTATATGCTGGACGGGCGCGGCTTTTACTACCTCAATGGCGATTTGATTGAGGTCAAAAAGGACGATTACATCTACATGGCTCCGTTCTGCCCGCAATATTTCGCGGCGACGGGTTGGGAGACGGGACGCTACATCCTCTACAAGGATGTCAATCGTGATTACATCGACGAGCTGTAA
- the gcvT gene encoding glycine cleavage system aminomethyltransferase GcvT: MAQALKYTNLHAWHVENGGRMVPFAGWEMPVQYPTGPIEEHRATREAAGLFDIDHMGQMEVRGPDAEAFVNWLVTYNVAQMGVFSAHYSLMCYQDGGIVDDVFVYKLPDPDASGRPYFFIAINASNRAKDVAWAQAQAVGFDVTVTDISDETYMLAFQGPKAPEILDRLTQVNLQGVPRFTAVTATIFDDVEVLFGRTGYTGEDGFELYFPAEYALKVWTGILAAGEADGVLPIGLAARDSLRFEPCMPLYGHEIAADISPIEARLTFAVGFDKNFCGRDALLKIKLEQPARVLIGFELVDRGVPRHGYPVVHNGQEVGFVTTGMFAPTAQRYLGMAYVPSELSKVGTEIDIMIRDKARKAVVVKRPFYTPAYRR, from the coding sequence ATGGCACAAGCCTTAAAATACACCAATTTGCACGCATGGCATGTTGAGAACGGCGGGCGGATGGTTCCGTTTGCCGGTTGGGAAATGCCCGTCCAATATCCGACCGGGCCAATCGAAGAGCATCGGGCCACCCGTGAGGCGGCAGGACTGTTTGACATTGATCACATGGGTCAGATGGAAGTGCGCGGGCCGGACGCCGAGGCATTTGTCAACTGGCTGGTGACTTACAACGTGGCCCAGATGGGCGTGTTCAGTGCCCATTATTCGCTGATGTGCTACCAGGATGGTGGCATAGTAGACGATGTTTTTGTGTACAAGCTGCCGGACCCTGACGCCAGTGGCCGCCCGTACTTCTTCATCGCGATCAACGCCAGCAACCGGGCTAAGGATGTAGCCTGGGCGCAAGCGCAAGCCGTCGGTTTTGACGTTACTGTGACCGATATCTCTGATGAAACGTACATGCTGGCTTTTCAAGGCCCTAAAGCCCCAGAGATTTTAGACCGGCTCACCCAGGTGAATCTACAGGGCGTGCCCCGGTTCACAGCTGTCACCGCTACCATCTTTGATGATGTAGAGGTTCTGTTTGGCCGGACGGGCTATACCGGCGAAGATGGTTTTGAGCTTTACTTCCCTGCGGAATATGCCCTCAAGGTGTGGACCGGTATTCTGGCAGCGGGTGAAGCCGATGGCGTGCTGCCGATCGGGTTGGCGGCGCGCGACAGCCTGCGTTTTGAACCGTGCATGCCGCTTTACGGCCACGAAATTGCCGCCGACATCTCGCCCATCGAAGCCCGGCTCACGTTTGCAGTGGGTTTTGATAAGAATTTCTGTGGCCGGGATGCGTTGCTGAAGATCAAGCTGGAACAACCGGCTCGCGTTCTCATCGGTTTTGAACTCGTTGACCGGGGCGTGCCGCGTCATGGATACCCTGTCGTCCACAATGGTCAGGAAGTTGGCTTCGTCACGACTGGCATGTTTGCCCCCACGGCGCAGCGCTACCTGGGCATGGCCTATGTCCCCAGCGAGCTGTCGAAAGTCGGCACCGAGATTGACATCATGATCCGGGACAAGGCGCGGAAAGCGGTTGTGGTGAAGCGTCCGTTTTACACCCCTGCCTATCGTCGTTAA
- the gcvH gene encoding glycine cleavage system protein GcvH: MSKVEAGLLYTKEDEWLKIEGDEAIAGITDHAQDAMSDIVYLELPDVGEVLGIGDAFGTAESVKATSDLYMPISGEITAVNEALVETPELVNSDPYGAAWMVKIKIGNPDELKALMDAAAYTQYLEDRG; the protein is encoded by the coding sequence ATGAGCAAAGTTGAAGCTGGACTGCTGTATACAAAAGAAGATGAATGGCTCAAAATCGAAGGCGATGAAGCCATCGCCGGTATCACCGACCACGCGCAGGACGCCATGTCGGATATCGTCTATCTGGAACTGCCCGATGTGGGAGAAGTTCTAGGCATCGGTGACGCATTTGGCACTGCCGAATCGGTGAAGGCAACCAGCGACCTGTATATGCCCATATCGGGCGAGATCACGGCGGTGAACGAGGCCCTTGTCGAGACACCCGAGCTGGTTAACAGCGATCCTTATGGCGCGGCCTGGATGGTCAAAATCAAGATTGGCAACCCGGACGAACTGAAGGCCCTCATGGATGCCGCCGCCTACACCCAATATCTGGAAGACCGGGGTTAA
- a CDS encoding ornithine carbamoyltransferase produces the protein MITEGLKGRDFLRLQDFSKAEIETMLEVGLQLKADNTMRRYHDDVLRRRTLFMMFFNPSLRTRNSFEAGIYQLGGHAHFLEPSATRLPTLEGEDLGYASERIVDMARVLSRMGDAIAVRILGDVVGWEYDKAFRIIQEFARGSQVPVINMEDNIYHPCQGMADAMTLWEMFGKKLNGRKIGVTWTYGTSPKKPIAPHHDFMYVASLFGADVVFSHPAEMRIDPEIEAQIKANAEASGGSYTVSDRMEDACEGSDIVYAKNYVCLDLLPPVTKEPQKDEMMKLFGKYTGWIADEKRMNMAKPDAQYMHCLPCERGAEVSNEVLDGKWGYACYDEAENRLHAQKGVMACIVP, from the coding sequence ATGATCACGGAAGGCCTGAAGGGGCGCGATTTCTTGCGCTTGCAGGATTTTTCGAAGGCTGAAATCGAAACAATGCTGGAAGTCGGCTTGCAGTTGAAGGCCGACAATACGATGCGTCGCTACCATGACGACGTGCTGCGCCGCCGCACCTTGTTCATGATGTTCTTCAACCCCAGCCTGCGTACCCGCAACAGCTTTGAGGCGGGCATCTACCAGCTGGGCGGCCACGCGCACTTCCTGGAACCCTCAGCGACCCGGCTGCCCACCCTGGAAGGGGAAGACCTGGGTTATGCGTCCGAGCGCATCGTCGATATGGCCCGCGTGCTGTCCCGTATGGGTGACGCGATCGCGGTCCGCATCCTGGGCGACGTGGTCGGTTGGGAATATGACAAGGCGTTCCGCATCATCCAGGAATTCGCTCGCGGTTCGCAGGTGCCGGTCATCAACATGGAAGACAACATCTACCACCCGTGCCAGGGCATGGCTGATGCGATGACGCTGTGGGAAATGTTCGGCAAGAAGTTGAACGGTCGCAAGATCGGTGTGACCTGGACCTACGGGACCAGCCCCAAGAAGCCCATCGCTCCCCACCATGATTTCATGTACGTTGCCAGCCTGTTTGGGGCAGATGTTGTGTTCTCTCATCCGGCGGAAATGCGGATCGATCCCGAGATCGAAGCGCAGATCAAGGCCAACGCCGAAGCCAGCGGCGGCTCCTACACGGTGTCGGACCGGATGGAAGATGCCTGCGAAGGTTCCGATATCGTCTACGCCAAGAACTACGTCTGTCTCGACCTGCTGCCGCCGGTTACGAAGGAACCGCAGAAGGACGAGATGATGAAGCTCTTCGGCAAGTACACGGGTTGGATTGCCGACGAAAAGCGCATGAACATGGCCAAGCCCGACGCGCAGTACATGCACTGCCTGCCGTGCGAACGCGGCGCTGAAGTCTCCAATGAAGTCTTGGACGGCAAGTGGGGTTATGCCTGCTACGACGAGGCCGAAAACCGTCTGCACGCCCAGAAGGGCGTGATGGCCTGCATCGTTCCGTAA
- the gcvP gene encoding aminomethyl-transferring glycine dehydrogenase: MSMQGYPQTNWQDFIEASHDTSAQTQAKLCNRDLLKPADRFVKRHIGPRSHDVTHMLDTLGLSSLEELVEQAVPQSIRMDGHLNLEPPRSETAVLNELRQLAAQNKLFRSFIGMGYTGTVTPSVIQRNILENPGWYTQYTPYQPEISQGRLEALINFQTMVSDLTGLEIANASLLDEGTAAAEAMTLCQRALPRKSTANTFFVSELCHPQTIAVVQTRAEPLGIQVIVGSHETYDFAQETFGVLLQYPTTEGDILDYGPFAEKAHGNGALVVVAADILSLALLRPPGEFGADVAIGNTQRFGVPMGFGGPHAAYMATLEKYQRIMPGRLIGASIDANGNPGYRLALQTREQHIRRDKATSNICTAQVLLAIMASMYVVYHGPDGLRRIAQRVRLMTGVLAAGVRQAGYTVNDAPVFDTLKISGGPRSQAAIRDAAQSREINLRYYEDSATGVTLDEATSVEDLKTLLELFGVNADAESLADLVNLNYDAPHQRHSEYLTHPVFNSYHSETKMMRYITWLQNRDLSLTHSMIPLGSCTMKLNGAVEMLSITLPEFSQMHPFAPADQTQGYRELFRRLESWLAEITGFAAISLQPNSGASGEYAGMLVIRAYHKSRGEGHRNVCLIPSSAHGTNPASAAMAGMNVVVVSCDENGNIDVDDLRAKATQHEDNLAALMVTYPSTHGVYEEAIEEICSIIHAHGGQVYLDGANMNALVGLTRPAANFGADVCHLNLHKTFAIPHGGGGPGVGPIGVAAHLVKFLPTSAVVAGVGGEHSIGAVSSAPWGSAGVMPISYAYIAMMGDWGLTVATQMAILNANYIAQRLEPYFPVLYRGKHGRVAHECIVELRHLKDFVTVDDVAKRLMDFGFHAPTMSFPVPGTLMIEPTESESLEELDRFCDAMIAIRGEIQDIQDGKIAHEDSPLAHAPHTARVVTSAEWDRPYTREQAAFPSAFTRKSKFWPYVGRIDNVYGDRNLVCTCIPIEEYV; encoded by the coding sequence ATGAGCATGCAAGGTTACCCCCAGACGAACTGGCAGGACTTTATCGAAGCCAGCCATGACACTTCGGCTCAAACCCAGGCCAAGCTGTGCAACCGCGATTTACTCAAACCGGCAGATCGGTTTGTCAAGCGCCACATCGGCCCGCGCAGCCATGATGTGACCCATATGCTGGATACGCTGGGCCTGTCCTCGTTGGAGGAACTGGTCGAACAGGCTGTGCCCCAGTCCATCCGCATGGATGGCCACCTGAATCTGGAACCGCCGCGCAGTGAAACTGCCGTACTCAATGAACTGCGCCAACTGGCGGCGCAGAATAAACTGTTCCGGTCTTTCATCGGGATGGGTTATACCGGCACGGTGACCCCGTCCGTGATCCAGCGCAACATTCTGGAAAATCCCGGCTGGTACACCCAATACACGCCCTACCAGCCGGAGATTTCGCAGGGCCGTTTGGAAGCCCTTATCAACTTCCAGACCATGGTCAGCGACCTGACCGGCCTGGAAATTGCGAACGCCTCCCTGCTGGATGAAGGCACGGCGGCAGCGGAAGCGATGACCCTGTGCCAGCGTGCGCTGCCACGTAAATCCACCGCCAACACCTTTTTCGTGTCCGAGCTTTGTCACCCGCAGACCATCGCTGTGGTGCAAACGCGCGCCGAACCGCTGGGCATCCAGGTGATTGTCGGCAGTCACGAAACGTATGACTTTGCGCAAGAAACCTTCGGGGTTCTGCTGCAATATCCCACGACTGAAGGCGACATTTTAGACTACGGTCCGTTTGCCGAGAAAGCGCATGGAAACGGCGCGCTCGTTGTGGTCGCTGCTGATATTTTGTCTCTCGCGCTGCTGCGCCCACCCGGTGAATTTGGCGCGGACGTGGCCATCGGCAACACGCAGCGGTTCGGCGTGCCCATGGGCTTTGGTGGCCCTCACGCTGCCTACATGGCGACGCTGGAAAAGTACCAGCGCATCATGCCGGGGCGGCTTATTGGCGCATCCATTGACGCGAACGGCAATCCCGGCTACCGCTTGGCGCTGCAAACCCGCGAACAGCACATCCGCCGCGACAAGGCGACCAGCAATATCTGCACGGCGCAGGTTCTGCTGGCGATCATGGCCTCCATGTATGTGGTTTATCACGGCCCGGATGGACTGCGCCGGATAGCGCAGCGGGTGCGTCTTATGACGGGTGTGCTGGCGGCTGGTGTGCGCCAAGCGGGGTATACCGTCAATGATGCGCCTGTGTTTGATACGCTGAAGATCAGCGGCGGCCCGCGCAGTCAGGCCGCCATTCGAGATGCTGCCCAGTCAAGGGAAATCAATCTTCGTTATTACGAGGACAGCGCAACCGGCGTCACGTTGGACGAGGCGACCAGCGTCGAGGATCTGAAGACGCTTCTGGAACTCTTCGGCGTGAACGCCGATGCTGAAAGCCTGGCGGATCTGGTCAACCTGAACTATGATGCACCTCATCAGCGTCACAGTGAGTACCTCACGCATCCCGTTTTCAACAGCTACCACTCCGAAACGAAGATGATGCGCTACATCACGTGGCTGCAAAACCGGGATCTGTCGCTGACGCACTCCATGATCCCGCTGGGATCCTGCACCATGAAGCTCAATGGGGCAGTAGAAATGCTATCCATTACGCTGCCGGAATTCAGCCAGATGCACCCGTTTGCGCCTGCCGATCAGACGCAGGGCTACCGGGAGCTGTTCCGGCGGTTGGAGTCGTGGCTGGCGGAGATCACAGGTTTCGCGGCGATTTCCCTGCAGCCGAACTCCGGCGCATCCGGCGAATATGCGGGGATGCTCGTCATCCGGGCCTATCACAAATCGCGCGGGGAAGGGCACCGCAACGTGTGCCTGATTCCCAGCTCAGCGCATGGCACCAATCCCGCCAGCGCTGCGATGGCGGGTATGAACGTCGTCGTCGTTAGCTGTGATGAAAACGGGAACATCGACGTGGACGATCTGAGGGCCAAAGCCACCCAGCACGAAGATAATCTGGCGGCGTTGATGGTGACGTACCCCTCCACCCACGGCGTGTACGAAGAAGCCATTGAGGAAATCTGCAGCATCATCCACGCACATGGCGGACAGGTTTACCTCGATGGGGCGAACATGAACGCTCTGGTCGGGCTGACGCGTCCGGCGGCTAACTTTGGCGCCGACGTGTGCCACCTGAATCTGCACAAGACGTTTGCTATTCCGCATGGCGGCGGCGGCCCCGGTGTTGGGCCGATCGGCGTGGCGGCGCACCTCGTGAAGTTCTTGCCTACCAGCGCGGTCGTAGCCGGGGTGGGGGGCGAACACTCCATCGGCGCGGTGTCCTCCGCACCGTGGGGCAGTGCCGGCGTCATGCCCATCTCGTATGCCTACATCGCTATGATGGGGGACTGGGGGCTGACGGTCGCAACGCAAATGGCGATTCTGAATGCCAACTACATCGCCCAACGACTGGAACCCTATTTCCCGGTGCTGTACCGGGGCAAGCATGGCCGTGTGGCCCATGAGTGCATCGTGGAACTGCGGCATCTCAAAGACTTCGTGACGGTGGATGATGTTGCCAAGCGGCTGATGGACTTTGGGTTCCATGCGCCAACGATGTCGTTCCCGGTGCCGGGCACGCTGATGATCGAGCCGACGGAAAGCGAATCGTTGGAAGAGCTGGACCGGTTCTGTGACGCGATGATCGCCATTCGCGGCGAGATTCAGGACATTCAAGACGGCAAAATTGCCCATGAAGACAGCCCGCTGGCCCACGCACCGCATACGGCCAGAGTGGTGACCAGCGCCGAGTGGGACCGCCCCTATACGCGAGAACAGGCGGCCTTCCCGTCTGCCTTCACTCGCAAGTCTAAGTTCTGGCCGTACGTGGGCCGAATTGACAATGTCTACGGCGATCGCAATCTGGTTTGCACCTGCATACCGATTGAAGAATACGTCTAA
- the ilvC gene encoding ketol-acid reductoisomerase: MDNKVYHDEDVSLDVLKDKVVAVLGYGIQGGPQALCLRDSGLNVIVGAGPRDRFPDWDKAEADGFEVMSIAEATGRADVIHVLLADPAQPAVYNREIRNNLKPNATLSFAHGFNILYGAIVPPKDVNVVLFVPNSPGHMVRKKFLEGSGIYGAVSVDQDVTGEALDIALAIAKGVGSTRVGVVELSFQHETEGDNFEEQVLYGGTIHLMKAVFNTMVENGYPPFFAYAKAIRSLRTVIDVMDEIGIEAYISERSSRTCEFAVRMTGPRVIDYEEIQKVFEETERGEFAARWMEEWQLGMPRLQRMRRTGADSKMEETGHEWRDLFGEG; encoded by the coding sequence GTGGATAACAAAGTCTATCATGACGAAGATGTAAGCCTGGATGTACTCAAAGACAAAGTAGTCGCCGTGCTAGGCTATGGCATTCAGGGCGGCCCACAGGCGCTTTGCCTGCGTGACAGCGGCCTCAATGTCATCGTGGGAGCTGGCCCGCGCGATCGTTTCCCAGATTGGGATAAGGCCGAAGCAGATGGCTTTGAAGTGATGTCCATTGCCGAAGCCACTGGCCGGGCTGACGTTATTCACGTTTTGTTGGCCGACCCTGCCCAGCCCGCCGTATACAACCGGGAAATCCGCAACAACCTGAAACCGAACGCCACACTCAGTTTTGCCCACGGGTTCAACATTCTTTACGGCGCAATTGTCCCGCCTAAGGACGTTAACGTCGTCTTATTTGTGCCCAATTCGCCGGGTCACATGGTGCGAAAGAAATTCCTGGAGGGTTCCGGTATTTATGGCGCGGTCAGCGTCGATCAGGATGTGACTGGCGAGGCGCTGGACATCGCCCTGGCGATTGCCAAAGGGGTTGGCAGTACCCGCGTCGGCGTCGTCGAGCTTTCGTTTCAGCACGAAACGGAGGGGGATAACTTTGAGGAACAGGTGCTGTACGGCGGGACCATTCACCTGATGAAAGCCGTGTTCAACACCATGGTCGAGAATGGCTATCCACCCTTCTTCGCCTATGCCAAAGCGATTCGCTCGCTGCGTACTGTGATTGACGTCATGGACGAGATCGGCATCGAGGCTTACATCTCCGAACGCAGCAGCCGCACTTGCGAATTTGCCGTGCGCATGACCGGTCCCCGCGTCATCGATTACGAAGAAATCCAGAAGGTTTTCGAAGAAACCGAACGGGGCGAGTTCGCGGCCCGCTGGATGGAAGAGTGGCAGTTAGGAATGCCCCGTTTGCAGCGGATGCGGCGAACCGGAGCGGACTCCAAGATGGAGGAGACGGGCCACGAATGGCGCGATCTCTTTGGCGAGGGGTAG